The sequence below is a genomic window from Deltaproteobacteria bacterium.
AGAAATGCTCTCACATTGTCAAGAATCTTTTCAGAGCCAAAAGAAATTTTACCGAGGCCGGCATGAACAATACCCGTTTTTTCCGTTCTAAATTCGACTTTCCCTGCCTTTGCATCTTTAACAGCTTTAGCCACATCAAAGGTAACCGTACCCAGCTTGGGATTAGGCATAAGACCCCTGGGGCCCAGAACTTTTCCAAGTCTACTCACCTTGCCCATAATATCAGGCGTAGCAATAGCGCAATCAAAGTCAAGCCAGCCGCCGCTAATTTTTTGAATGAGATCATCAGAGCCATATTCATCGGCACCCGCCTCTTTTGCTTCCTTTTCCTTTTCACCGGCAGCAAAAACAACAACTCGCATCTCTTTACCAATACCCTG
It includes:
- the rplA gene encoding 50S ribosomal protein L1, which produces MGKIGKRYSENLEKIDSQKKYSLEEAVGLLGSAKGAKFDETVDVAINLGVDPRHADQMVRGAVVLPQGIGKEMRVVVFAAGEKEKEAKEAGADEYGSDDLIQKISGGWLDFDCAIATPDIMGKVSRLGKVLGPRGLMPNPKLGTVTFDVAKAVKDAKAGKVEFRTEKTGIVHAGLGKISFGSEKILDNVRAFLDAIVKAKPEACKGTYLRGITISTTMGPGIKVEPSTVKV